A single genomic interval of Schistocerca americana isolate TAMUIC-IGC-003095 chromosome 2, iqSchAmer2.1, whole genome shotgun sequence harbors:
- the LOC124594496 gene encoding uncharacterized protein LOC124594496, whose product MCPRYIDDVQEVDFIRKTAVIDRELHRLNVDIAGLQETRLPDAGSIREDNYTFFWQGKSQDEPRLHGVGFAVKNALLDCTVPPPGGTERIIDLKICSSSGTVNILNVYAPTLSSSMEEKDLFYDLLSDRIAKVPSTETLYILGDFNARAGSDNDIWPNCLGHHGVGKMNENGQRLLEVCCFYGLCITNTYFQFKDQHKVSWRHPRSHHWHQLDLVIARRTGLKNVLLTRSYHSADCNTDHALVACTLRLTPKKCHHAKPRGHPRINTDHVHDTQRKQDFASNFESAFPGNVQAERNVDKKWAKLSGAIYNSAVLGYGIKGKRNKDWYEQNLEEMEPVTEAKRKALLAYKRNPNERTRDDLRKAKNRAQQTSRRCANNYWLNLCVGIQKAADSGNAKAMYDGIKKAIGPTVRKTAPLKSKTGEVITDEGKQMERWVEHYLELYAVENEVSEDACDAIKQMPVMEELDAMPTMEELSRKIDSLANGKAPGEDGIPAEVIKYNKSVLLKHLYSLITTIWEEGYVPMNLK is encoded by the exons atgtgtccaaggtacattgacgatgtccaagaggttgatttcatccgtaagactgccgtaattgacagagagctccatcgtttgaatgttgacatcgcgggactgcaggagacgcggcttccagatgcgggctctatcagggaggataattacacattcttctggcaggggaagtctcaagacgagccaagacttcatggcgtaggatttgctgttaaaaacgccctcctggactgtactgtgccaccacccggtggaacagagcgaattattgatttgaaaatatgctcctcaagtggcactgtcaacatcctaaatgTGTACGCTCCTACCTTATCATCgagcatggaagagaaggatctgttttatgatttactcagtgacagaatagccaaggtacctagcaccgagacactgtatattctaggggactttaatgctagAGCTGGATCAGATAACGACATATGGCCGAATTGCCTGGGACATCAtggggtgggaaaaatgaatgaaaatggccagagactgcttgaagtttgctgcttttatggacTCTGTATCACAAACACGTATTTCCAGTTTAAGGATCAGCACAAGGTGTCTTGGAGACACCCGCgctctcatcactggcatcaacttgacttagtcatagctaggcgtactggtctcaaaaatgtgctactgacacgaagttatcatagtgctgattgcaacacAGACCACGCCCTAGTGGCGtgcacattgaggctcactcctaagaaatgtcaccacgctaaaccgagaggtcatccccgtatcaacacagatcatgttcatgacacacaaagaaagcaggattttgccagtaattttgagagtgctttcccaggaaacgtgcaagcagaaaggaatgttgataagaaatgggcaaaactctcgggtgcaatctacaactcagcagtattgggctatggaataaaaggaaaaagaaataaggactggtacgagcaaaatttggaagaaatggaaccagtcactgaggctaaacggaaagccctgcttgcttacaaaagaaacccaaatgaaagaactcgagatgacctacgaaaagcaaagaacagggcacagcaaacatcaaggagatgcgcaaataactactggctgaatttatgtgtaggtatacagaaagcggccgactctgggaatgctaaggcaatgtacgatggtattaagaaagcaattggaccaactgtcaggaaaacagctcctctgaagtccaagacgggtgaagtcattactgatgaaggcaaacaaatggaacgctgggttgaacactacctcgagttgtatgcagTCGAGAATGAAGTTAGCGaggatgcatgtgacgccatcaaacaaatgccagttatggaagaactagatgcaatgcctactatggaagaacttagtagaaaaatagattctcttgctaacggaaaggccccaggtgaagatgggatccctgcagaggttattaagtataacaagtctgttcttctcaaacatttatattcacttatcacaaccatctgggaagaaggttatgtcccgatga atctgaaatga